The following nucleotide sequence is from Tardiphaga sp. 709.
CCCCGTTTGTTTTTATGGCCGGCATTTGACGCTCCGAATCCGCGCCCGCGCAAGGCGTATTTTGAGTCAGCTCGACACGCAGCCCGCTGAATTTGCAGGTGAAGCGGCGAACTTTCCAAGCCACAATCGTCGGAGACTCCTGAGAATTACGATTAAGGAAGTTCTAAGACGCATCTGCGTATCGTGCAGCATTGTACCGCCATCCAAGCATGGCTCGCGATTGCTGGAGATCTTTTCCGTGAAGCTGCTCAATAACCTGCCGATTTCCGCCAAGCTTGGGCTTCTCGTCACCGTCACTCTGATCGGTCTCTGCCTCGCCGGCGTGCAGGCGACACGCCTCGTCAGCGCCGAGATGCGCAGCTCTCGCATGGAGCAGGTTCTCGCCATCGTCGAAACGGCGCGCAACATGGCGCTCGGTCTGCAGAAGCAGGTGACAGCCGGCGAGTTGACGAAGGATGCCGCGATCCAGGAATTCGTCAAGCGCGCCCGCACGATGACTTATGACAAGGGCAACGGTTACGTCTTCTCCTATGACATGAACGGCATCGCGCTGGTGACGCCGGATCCGAAACAGTTCGGTACCAACCGGCTGGACGTCCCGACCAATGGCCGTGCGCTGACTCGCGAGTTGCGCGACGGCGTCGCCGCCAAGGGCGATGTCACGCTGTATTACGAATACATGAAGCCGGGTACGACCGAATTGATCCGCAAGTTCTCCTATGCGGTTGCCGTGCCCGACTGGAATCTGTTCGTCGGCACCGGCGCCTATCTCGACGATCTCGATGCGAAGCTGACGCCGATCATCTGGTCGCTGGCGACAGCGATCCTCGGTATCGCTGTTGTCGCCGGCCTGATCGCGTGGTTCATCGCCCGCAGCATCACGAGGCCGCTGAGCCAGCTCGGCACCCGCATGCGGGATCTCGCTGACGGTAAGCTGGAAGCCGAGATCCCCGGCGCCGGCCGTCACGACGAGATCGGTGCGATGGCTACGACGGTGCAGGTGTTCAAGGATAATGCGATCCGCATGCATGGCCTCGAGCAGGAAGAGGTCGCCGTCCAGCAGCGCGTCGCCGCCGAACGCAAGTCAGCGATGAACAGCCTTGCCGATGGCTTCGAGCAAAGCGTCAACGGCGTCGTGAAATCGGTTGCCACGTCCGCGGCTGGAATGCAGGCTACCGCATCGTCCATGACCAACACCGCAAGCGAAACCACCGATCGCGTTGCCAGCGTCAGCATGGCGTCCGAGAAGGCGCTGAACAACGTGCAGACCGTTGCCGCCGCAGCGGAAGAACTGACCGCCTCCGTCGAGGAAATCTCGCGGCAGGTTGCGCAATCGACCGAGATCGCGCGGCAGGCCGTCGGCGAAGCAGACCGAACCAACGCAACGGTTCAGCTCCTGTCCGGCGCAGCCGAGAAGATCGGCGTTGTGGTGCAGTTGATCGACACGATTGCAGCGCAGACCAACCTCCTGGCGCTCAATGCCACCATTGAGGCCGCCCGTGCGGGCGAAGCGGGACGCGGTTTCGCGGTCGTCGCCTCGGAGGTAAAGGCCCTGGCAACCCAGACAGCCAAGGCGACGGAGGAAATCTCGGCGCAGGTTGCCAGCATGCAGTCGACAACCGGCGATGCCGTCTCGGCGATCGGCAATATCAGTGCGACCATCGAGAAGATGAGCGAGATTTCGATGGCGATCTCATCGGCCGTCGAGGAACAAGGCGCCGCGACCCGCGAAATCGCCCGCAACATTCAGGCGGCAGCCACCGGCTCCAGCGAAATCGCTTCCAATATCGGCAGCGTCAACGCGGCAGCCACCGCCACGGGACAGGCGGCCGGCCAGGTGCTCAACGGTGCGCGCGAGCTCGACGGACAGGCCAGCATGCTGCAATCGGCGGTGACGGACTTCCTGACCAAGGTTCGCGTGGCCTAAATCAGGCGACGGACCGATGCTTCGATCGGATACGGGCCGTTCCGCTTACAGCGCGGGGCGGCCCGATGTCTTTTTGGCGCTGGATGCCAGCGTGGTCAGAGCTGCTTCATCCGCAACGGAACGCTGCGTAGCTGCCAGCAGCGGCGCATCGACATATTGCCGGATACCGTTCTGATCCATCACGAAGAGCGGCCGGGTGTTCTTCATGTTGACGTCCTCGACCATCGCCATGCGACGGTTGTCGAGCATGAACCAGCGGCCATCGAGACGAGCGGCCGCAACGGCGTGATCCTCCTGGCGCAGCGTGTCGCGCAGGATCACGACCCGCAGATCCTCGGCCGCAACGCCGGCGGCACGTAATGCGGTGAATTTGGCGATGGCGTAGTCCTCGCAATCGCCGGCGCCCGTGGCGAACAGTGCCAGCGGCGAACGCCAGACATCCGTTGCGCCATAGAGCACAAGATCATCGCCGGGCCGAACCGCCAGATTGATCGCGCGATTGACCTCACCCATACGGGCGCGACCGTCGCGCGCGCTGGCATCGCCAACGATATCCAGAAACTTTGCTGCCTCGGGCGAACAGCGGACGGGCGTCTCGGCACAAAGCTCGAGGGCAAGCTGCTCGTCGTCCTGCTCGCGTTCCACCCCGCGCCACTTGGCTTTGAGCTCGCCTTCCGGCAGCGCCGATGTGGAGAGGCCAAACGGCTCCGCAGGCCGGTCGACAGCGCTGATCGCCTGGTCAGGGAAGGCCGTTCCGGCCGTGAGATCCGTGGGTGCCGCGAAAATCGCCAGCCCCAAGGCCAGCACAGACGCGCAGCGCACCCGCGCAAAAGCAGAAGTCCACATCATAGACGCCCCGTCTGTCCGGGCATCGGCAAGCTGGGCTGCTCGCACGTGACCGGATCATTTGTGGGGCCATCTTGAGGCGGGGGATTTTCGACGGGATTAAAAGGGGTTAGCCGGGTCGACGAAGTTCGCGGACAGGCTGAAAGGGGACTAACCGGCTTGGCTACAATTTTATCGAAATCGCCAAATTAGAGGATTATATTACCTCATGCGTTTGTTCCCGCGCGTTGAGTTCCCTAAACGGGAGCACAGATTGAACTCGGAACATCGTTAATGAAAATTTACTATATGGATCAAGGGCATCCAGATGATTTCACAAAGCAGCCGATAGCTTGAAAAATGATGCGCAGACGTCCACTATCGCATTGCACCCCGCGGTGGTATGCATGGCTCGCAAATTAGCTAATTAATAACCATAACCATGCGCGGTAGACATTGAACTACGCGGGTCCATTCGAATTTTCGCAATCTGGCGATGCTCCGGCCGAACCAACGGCTGGTGGCGGCAGTATTGGCCATACGTTTTCCGCTCATACGGCCGGTTCCGCGATTGTCGTGCAGGATGCCAACCTGCTGTTCTCCGGCGACTACAAGCGCTCCGGCGTCGATCTCGTGCTGTCCAAGGACGGGCACGAACACGTCGTCTCCGACTATTTCAAGGGTTCGCTGCGCGCAGCACTGTCGTCGCCCGATGGCGCGCAGCTGTCCGGCGACCTCGTTACTGCCCTCGTCGGCGAAGTGCAGGTCGCCCAGCTCGGCGGCGGCGCCAATGCTGCCGCGCAAGTCATTGGCACCGTCAGCAAGCTAGCCGGCAGCGCAACTGCGATCCGCAATGGCGTCTCCGTGATGCTCAATGTCGGCGATCAGGTGCAGAAGGGCGACGTTGTCCAGGCCGGCGGGGACTCATCGCTGACCATGACTTTCATTGACGGCACCGTGTTCGGCCTCTCGGCCAACGCACGCATGGTGCTGAACGAGATGGTTTACGATCCCCAGGGATCGTCGAATTCATCTCTGCTCAGCCTCGTGCAGGGCACGATCACCTTCGTTGCCGGTGAAACTGCCAAGCATGGCAACATGCGCGTCGATACGCCGGTTGCCACGATGGGCATCCGCGGCACTGCGGTGCTGGTCGAGATCGGTTTCGAAGTGCCCGGACAGGGCGGCGCACCGCCGGTGAAATTCCAGGTTCTGGTCGAGCCCAACGGCGTGACCGGCTCTTATGTGCTGTATAGCAAGACGGGCGGCCAGGCGATCGGCACCGTCAATGCGGCCGGTCAGGTCACCAGCGTGCTCGGCAATGGCGATACGTCCACAGGTGTCGCCGATCCGCTGACGCCGATCGCACGGGCGATCATTGAGCAGACGCTGCAGACCTATTTTCCGAACTACGTTCCGAATGCCAATCCGCGCAGCGGACCCGGCGGCGGTTCATCTCCGGGCGATCCCAATTCCGGCACCAGTCCGGATCCCTTGAAATTCATTATTCCGGATTTTCTGCCGAACCAGCCCTACACCGTCCCGATCAAGCTGCAGGGCGACGGCTCCAACACGTCGCCGATCGACGTCACCTTCACGCGCTTCAATACCGCACCGATCATCACGGTGACGCCCGTCGTCGTCACGCTGCCGGTCAACCAGAACAGTTTCGATATCAGGGACCAGGTCCGGATCAACGATCCAGACATCGGTGACGTGGCAACGCCCTATGTGCCGGGCACCGCGCGCGTCATTTCGGCGAGCGGGCCAAGCGGCACGCCGGCCGCACTCGATCTCAAGACGCTCATCGTAGTCGATCCGGCAACCGGCCATGTCTCCTATGATCCCGCCGCTTTCGCGTTCCTTGGCGCAGGACAGCAGGCCGTCTACACCATCGGCTTCGACAGCCAGTCGGGACCGGACACGACCCATGAGACGCTGACCTTCACGGTCGATGGCACCAACGACGTGCCGGTCGTGGTGTCGCCGCTGACCGCTGCAGCGAGCCAGGATGATGGTGTCCAGAGTTTCAACCTGCTGGCCGGCGCCTCGGACGCTGATCTCGGCGAAACCGCGACTCTGACTGTCGGCAACGTCAAGTTCGCGCTCAACGGTGGCACCGCACAGAACGCTGCGCCGACCGGCGTGACGTTGACCGGCACGACGCTGCATGTCGATCCGAGCGCCTTTGCCTATCTCGGCCAAGGCCAGATCGCGACCATCACTGTCACCTACAACGTCATCGACGCTCATGGGGCGACCGTCGCGCAAACCGAGACGATTACGGTTACGGGCGTGAACGACCAGCCGACAATCGTATCGACGAACTTCACAGTGCCTCAGGGCGGAGAAGTCACGCTCGGCGCAACGAGCTTCACCATCAGTGACCCGGATGTCGGCTCAGACTTCACATTTACCGTCAGCAATGTGAGCGGCGGCACGTTTGTGGTTGATTCGAATAATTTTCGTCTGTTCCGCGTTGCGGCTTTCGATGAGGGCGGCGGTCAGACGATCACCTTCACCATGGCCGACCTGATCGCCGGGCGCGTCCACTTCATCAGCGACGGCAGCGGTCCGCCATCCTTCAACCTTCAGGTTGACGACGGCAGCGGGACGTCGAATAGCCAGAGCCCTGTTGAACTCCAGACTGTCGCATTCTCCGATCTGGCACCGGTTGTCAAAGGTCCGCTGACCTCTGCTGCAAACGAGGGTGACTGCGCGGTCACGGTTAATCTCCTGGAGTGCGCCCGCGACCCGGACGGTGGCACGCTGTCGATCGACAACGTCCATTACACGGTCGGCAAGAACGATTCGACGGCGCTTCCGGTCGGATTTTCGCTCAACGGCGCGTCGCTGACCTACGATCCGGCCAACAAGGCTTTCGATCATCTCGCCGCCGGCGAGAAGATGGTGGTGACTGTCAATTACGACATCTTAGATGGGCAGGGCGGCAAGACCCCCCAGACCGAAACCATCACCATCACCGGCACCAATGACCGGCCGGTGATCAAGTCCGCTTCCTTTGCCCTGACTGAAGGTGGAATCACGATCCTGTCTGCCAGCAACATCGGCGTGAGCGATCCAGACAGCCAAGACTTCACCTTCAGCGTGTCGCAGGTCAGCCACGGTAAA
It contains:
- a CDS encoding methyl-accepting chemotaxis protein, translated to MKLLNNLPISAKLGLLVTVTLIGLCLAGVQATRLVSAEMRSSRMEQVLAIVETARNMALGLQKQVTAGELTKDAAIQEFVKRARTMTYDKGNGYVFSYDMNGIALVTPDPKQFGTNRLDVPTNGRALTRELRDGVAAKGDVTLYYEYMKPGTTELIRKFSYAVAVPDWNLFVGTGAYLDDLDAKLTPIIWSLATAILGIAVVAGLIAWFIARSITRPLSQLGTRMRDLADGKLEAEIPGAGRHDEIGAMATTVQVFKDNAIRMHGLEQEEVAVQQRVAAERKSAMNSLADGFEQSVNGVVKSVATSAAGMQATASSMTNTASETTDRVASVSMASEKALNNVQTVAAAAEELTASVEEISRQVAQSTEIARQAVGEADRTNATVQLLSGAAEKIGVVVQLIDTIAAQTNLLALNATIEAARAGEAGRGFAVVASEVKALATQTAKATEEISAQVASMQSTTGDAVSAIGNISATIEKMSEISMAISSAVEEQGAATREIARNIQAAATGSSEIASNIGSVNAAATATGQAAGQVLNGARELDGQASMLQSAVTDFLTKVRVA
- a CDS encoding transglutaminase-like cysteine peptidase is translated as MWTSAFARVRCASVLALGLAIFAAPTDLTAGTAFPDQAISAVDRPAEPFGLSTSALPEGELKAKWRGVEREQDDEQLALELCAETPVRCSPEAAKFLDIVGDASARDGRARMGEVNRAINLAVRPGDDLVLYGATDVWRSPLALFATGAGDCEDYAIAKFTALRAAGVAAEDLRVVILRDTLRQEDHAVAAARLDGRWFMLDNRRMAMVEDVNMKNTRPLFVMDQNGIRQYVDAPLLAATQRSVADEAALTTLASSAKKTSGRPAL
- a CDS encoding cadherin-like domain-containing protein — encoded protein: MQDANLLFSGDYKRSGVDLVLSKDGHEHVVSDYFKGSLRAALSSPDGAQLSGDLVTALVGEVQVAQLGGGANAAAQVIGTVSKLAGSATAIRNGVSVMLNVGDQVQKGDVVQAGGDSSLTMTFIDGTVFGLSANARMVLNEMVYDPQGSSNSSLLSLVQGTITFVAGETAKHGNMRVDTPVATMGIRGTAVLVEIGFEVPGQGGAPPVKFQVLVEPNGVTGSYVLYSKTGGQAIGTVNAAGQVTSVLGNGDTSTGVADPLTPIARAIIEQTLQTYFPNYVPNANPRSGPGGGSSPGDPNSGTSPDPLKFIIPDFLPNQPYTVPIKLQGDGSNTSPIDVTFTRFNTAPIITVTPVVVTLPVNQNSFDIRDQVRINDPDIGDVATPYVPGTARVISASGPSGTPAALDLKTLIVVDPATGHVSYDPAAFAFLGAGQQAVYTIGFDSQSGPDTTHETLTFTVDGTNDVPVVVSPLTAAASQDDGVQSFNLLAGASDADLGETATLTVGNVKFALNGGTAQNAAPTGVTLTGTTLHVDPSAFAYLGQGQIATITVTYNVIDAHGATVAQTETITVTGVNDQPTIVSTNFTVPQGGEVTLGATSFTISDPDVGSDFTFTVSNVSGGTFVVDSNNFRLFRVAAFDEGGGQTITFTMADLIAGRVHFISDGSGPPSFNLQVDDGSGTSNSQSPVELQTVAFSDLAPVVKGPLTSAANEGDCAVTVNLLECARDPDGGTLSIDNVHYTVGKNDSTALPVGFSLNGASLTYDPANKAFDHLAAGEKMVVTVNYDILDGQGGKTPQTETITITGTNDRPVIKSASFALTEGGITILSASNIGVSDPDSQDFTFSVSQVSHGKFQILTGTGWRDTSTFTSDDLDSGRVRFVHDRSEYDASFSIKADDGQSEHNVSNTFRSTIEIEHVNDAPKMLAAPLLIAEGGTVVLTVLNFLVSDPDDNSFTFTVSDVEHGVFKIKQGNSWVETDHFTTADLKTGRVIFTHDGGGIPPSYSVTADDNHTDTPNHLSDPVDSTVVFIPVNDAPKIESAYFSVDQGGSVLLHVSNFGICDPDSSSFKFTVSNVKGGHFETYNYSHGRWSWTTDTSFTTAELNANHVRFAQDGSTTTPSFTIKADDGSSFNSTSAPFGGSSLLTHPAPVANEDHIVNAALPAGDGWHLDTDNGHYYRLVTTAMSWGVAKMAAQADGAYLATITSQSEQDFVGPLAAGYRAWLGGVSNDDAHGSGHFYWVTGPEAGEPVSYTHWATHEPNGGGGANTQYIHIEGVADRQNLGWNDEPGFDNGRVFIEEVGGLPGQVAFREDTGTTLTTRQLLQNDTALNPSSLSITAVSATSTHGGTVTLDGNIITYHPAANFNGADSFTYTLFDGVATATGTVSFDVAPVNDAPTISTENLSVSESPSGQVTLKGISVTDIDSTSGNFTVTTADGWGHATPAGGGAQDFAAINAGLTQGITYAPGNSAHPTTETVTVMVTDNAGASDSVNFIFALSDTAPVALKGTAGKDVILATDASDTMTGGAGKDQFVFTSNQGQHSITDFTQGEDRIDLHMPNAPTTGNTLTAWLDAHATQVGNDTLIHLDAPDAVVQTNTILLQDVVKSHLTANDFILHA